The segment caataatcactattccttaatatctctcaatatcaatggcctcaactccccaataaaaagacatagattaacaaactggatacgcaacgaggaccctgcattctgctgcctacaggaaacacaactcagagacaaagacagacactacctcagagtgaaaggctggaaaacaactttccaagcaaatggtcagaagaagcaagctggagtagccattctaatatcaaataaaatcaatttccaactaaaagtcatcaaaaaagataaggaaggacacttcatattcatcaaaggaaaaatcaaccaagataaactctcaatcctaaatatctatgccccaaatacaagggcacctacatacgtaaaagaaaccttactaaagctcaaaacacacattgcacctcacacaataatagtgggagatttcaacacaccactctcatcaatggacagatcatggaaacagaaattaaacagtgatgtcgacagactaagagaagtcatgagccaaatggacttaacggatatttatagaacattctatcctaaagcaaaaggatataccttcttctcagctcctcatggtactttctccaaaattgaccatataattggtcaaaaaacgggcctcaacaggtacagaaagatagaaataatcccatgcgtgctatcggaccaccacggcctaaaactggtcttcaataacaataagggaagaatgcccacatatacgtggaaattgaacaatgctctactcaatgataacctggtcaaggaagaaataaagaaagaaattaaaaactttttagaatttaatgaaaatgaaagtacaacatacccaaacttatgggacacaatgaaagctgtgctatgaggaaaactcatagcgctgagtgcctgcagaaagaaacaggaaagagcatatgtcagcagcttgacagcacacctaaaagctctagaacaaaaagaagcaaatacacccaggaggagtagaaggcaggaaataatcaaactcagagctgaaatcaaccaagtagaaacaaaaaggaccatagaaagaatcaacagaaccaaaagttggttctttgagaaaatcaacaagatagataaacccttagccagactaatgagaggacacagagagtgcgtccaaattaacaaaatcagaaatgaaaagggagacataactacagattcagaggaaattcaaaaaatcatcagatcttactataaaaacctatattcaacaaaatttgaaaatcttcaggaaatggacaatttcctagacagataccaggtatcgaagttaaatcaggaacagataaaccagttaaacaaccccataactcctaaggaaatagaagcagtcattaaaggtctcccaaccaaaaagagcccaggtccagacgggtttagtgcagaattctatcaaaccttcatagaagacctcataccaatattatccaaactattccacaaaattgaaacagatggagccctaccgaattccttctacgaagccacaattactcttatacctaaaccacacaaagacacaacaaagaaagagaacttcagaccaatttcccttatgaatatcgacgcaaaaatactcaataaaattctcgcaaaccgaattcaagagcacatcaaaacaatcatccaccatgatcaagtaggcttcaccccaggcatgcagggatggtttaatatatggaaaaccatcaacgtgatccatcatataaacaaactgaaagaacagaaccacatgatcatttcattagatgctgagaaagcatttgacaaaattcaaccccctttcatgataaaagtcctggaaagaataggaattcaaggcccatacctaaacatagtaaaagccatatacagcaaaccagttgctaacattaaactaaatggagagaaacttgaagcaatcccactaaaatcagggactagacaaggctgcccactctctccctacttattcaatatagttcttgaagttctagccagagcaatcagacaacaaaaggagatcaaggggatacagatcggaaaagaagaggtcaaaatatcactatttgcagatgacatgatagtatatttaagtgatcccaaaagttccaccagagaactactaaagctgataaacaacttcagcaaagtggctggatataaaattaactcaaataaatcagttgccttcctctatacaaaagagaaacaagccgagaaagaaattagggaaacgacacccttcataatagacccaaataatataaagtacctcggtgtgactttaaccaagcaagtaaaagatctgtacaataagaacttcaagacactgaggaaagaaattgaagaagacctcagaagatggaaagatctcccatgctcatggattggcaggattaatatagtaaaaatggccattttaccaaaagcgacctacagattcaatgcaatccccatcaaaataccaatccaattcttcaaagagttagacagaacaatttgcaaattcatctggaataacaaaaaacccaggatagctaaagctatcctcaacaataaaaggacttcagggggaatcactatccctgaactcaagcagtattacagagcaatagtgataaaaaactgcatggtattggtacagagacagacagatacaccaatggaatagaattgaagacccagaaatgaacccacacacctatggtcacttgatttttgacaaaggagccaaaaccatccaatggaaaaaagatagcattttcagcaaatggtgctggttcaactggagggcaacatgtagaagaatgcagatcgatccatgcttatcaccctgtacaaagcttaagtccaagtggatcaaggacctccacatcaaaccagacacactcaaactaatagaagaaaaactagggaagcatctggaacacatgggcactggaaaaaatttcctgaacaaaacaccaatggcttatgctctaagatcaagaatcgacaaatgggatctcataaaactgcaaagcttctgtaaggcaaaggacactgtggttaggacaaaacggcaaccaacagattgggaaaagatctttaccaatcctacaacagatagaggccttatatccaaaatatacaaagaactcaagaagttagaccgcagggaaacaaataaccctattaaaaaatggggttcagagctaaacaaagaattcacagctgaggaatgccgaatggctgagaaacacctaaagaaatgttcaacatctttagtcataagggaaatgcaaatcaaaacaaccctgagatttcacctcacaccagtgagaatggctaagatcaaaaactcaggtgacagcagatgctggcgaggatgtggagaaagaggaacactcctccattgttggtgggattgcagactggtaaaaccattctggaaatcagtctggaggttcctcagaaaattggacattgaactgccttaggatccagctatacctctcttgggcatatacccaaaagatgcctcaacatataaaagagacacgtgctccactatgttcatcgcagccttatttataatagccagaagctggaaagaacccagatgcccttcaacagaggaatggatacagaaaatgtggtacatctacacaatggaatattactcagctatgaaaaacaacgagtttatgaaattcgtaggcaaatggttggaactggaaaatatcatcctgagtgagctaacccaatcacagaaagacatacatggtatgcactcattgataagtggctattagcccaaatgcttgaattaccctagatccctagaacaaacgaaactcaagacggatgatcaaaatgtgaatgcttcactccttctttaaatgaggaaaaagaatacccttggcagggaagggagaggcaaagattaaaacagagactgaaggaacacccattcagatcctgccccacatgtggcccatacatatacagccacctaattagacaagatggatgaagcaaagaagtgcagaccgacaggagccggatgtagatctctcctgagagacacagccagaatacagcaaatacagaggcgaatgccagcagcaaaccactgaactgagaataggtcccctattgaaggaatcagagaaagaactggaagagcttgaaggggctcgagaccccaaaagtacaacaatgccaagcaaccagagcttccagggactaagccactacctaaagactatacatggactgaccctggactctgaccccataggtagcaatgaatatcctagtaagagcaccagtggaaggggaagccctgggtcctgctaagactgaacccccagtgaactatactatggggggagggcggcaatggggggagggttgggaggggaacacccataaggaaggggaggggggagggggatgtttgcccggaaaccgggaaagggaataacactcgaaatgtatataagaaatactcaagttaataaaaaaaaaaaaaaaaagaagaagctgcaaACACCATGGGGCACAGGGTAGACCAGGAATGAGGGGCAACCaagcaatccaggaccctgtggggATCAGGGAAGCCAATAATCCCGGTCACCTCCCTGGCAGGCTGCAAGGCCAGGAGCTCTGTGCGCCCTGACAGAGGTAGATGGGACCCTGACTCCCACAAAACGCTCCTTCAGACCTATgacatcatcagctttgagaaagTCGTCCTCATTAAGGACTTTCCGCACAGCTTGCACTGCCATCTAACTCTGTCTTCCAGGGGTGATCCTCTTCAGGAatattgacatgtcttctatgaatggTTAATATTCTGATAATTTGTTTCATAAACATTGCTCAGCATAGtatctgtctccaaaagaagTCATTCAGCAATTATCCCAGGACAGGGAAGCAAagtcctccttctcttcctcctcctcctacccctcctcctccttctcctcctccttcttctcctcctattccACTTCTCCTATTCCTTCTCGTccagatttttctcctcctcctcctgctctgcctcctcctcctcctcctcctcttcctcttctcctcttcctccttctgctactgctaatgctgctggtgctattgctgttactcctgttggtgctgtagcttctgctggtgtcttttcattggccatgtgtctgaaatcaccaccTGTTTATACACAGGTtatgacagaatttcaagatggcactgtgaaagaaaaaaagaatttattctaagcaaaaaaaaatatgaggtagaatacttagataaccatttggagctttgattgctttattattttattacttcttctcttctacttctcacttaagatttttgaaagaaatcatttagaaatgttaccaATCAGTAGgccttaggaacaaaaaaaatcagtatgcaaaaaactatgcatgcatccaggattctgaccatcaacaataacccacaaacaggttgttgatacttattcaatgacaaaccttgttattaattttaaggcttaatggaatgggacgtcacatttgaaaagataagactctgttctgcagcacttggaaTTGATGCCcacatgtgctaggaccagtagccCATGGAAGAGTCCAAGATCCCATGAacctctagtcctcaccctgtgggagctattggcctaagggggggatggagtccatctgaagggatgggtcaacaagacaattctgtagagtggggaactcatcaatcctattgggtccctgctgggaagaggagaaatcaagaagaggcaggaggcttggtgttggggaaacctcataaagaacttagagaagatacaaggtaagaattgtggggaaaatggaaaccagagacaagaggaaggaggagcatagagcaaactggaaaggacaaagcacaaaggtacctgggctatgcctgctgcttgttctctggactctccctgtggctcatttctcgGGTGAGatgctgttctgccccaggcgaggtttctttctccttggcaagcagcaacaaagattaatcagggcatttgctatattcatgGTCCAcaccttaaaacctctgtgccggaccctgctggagatgggcttatcctctaatggggctctgtgggagagtagattatcttcttttatttccttgttgctactcttctcactgaagaggcttgttgtttgaatgcatgggacactcatggcacatttgtgatagtggtagtgccctgagaggaccaggcacagttgaccttcttcctccttttggatgagcCTTCTGGCCATACTGAGATACTTGACCGTGGGAGAATGACACCtgcaaggtgccaaggactggcaggcttccactcctctttctttgtaatctaaaagcaCCTGCAGGATTaaggctaggaaatggggctgcaatgggacgcacttgctgtgcctgggctgtgcagccataccccgggagggcctgctgttgtaggaagtaataagttgccatttcctcattatattttctttttattagggagtattttattacagaggctttaaatcccatgcatttcatcgcacccaaaatttcagggtctggcctgaggggaagcagttcttcacaacgacctgtgaaccccttcccgtgttctttgaaccaggcgtgtttcatcacctggctggctgttggtctatacattggatttactgttagtaattgactaAGAAGGTTCTTcagttcttctgaaaccccacagggggcaggatACACGCCTGCAACAACTTGTAtttgtaattcttggatgatcacagaatcaaatgggagctttcccactaccatataatacaagaccactcctattgtccacatgtcattcttcatcccgtcgtacagaagtccaaggaagagttccggggaaccaaaagagtacgcaccgcagtgctggtttagcatatgtccaggttgtgtttcggtgctaaggcgaaagtcgatgactttgaactttttgtttttatcgatcattatattgtccactttcaggtctcggtgaacaatcccctttccatggcagtagctcactgctgacaatctctgttcaaatatttgccgggcctcatcctcctctatgtgccctgactctctgatgtactggtggagttgttggccttccaccagctccattatgaggtatattctagttttgttttcaatgacttgtaagagagaaacaatgttggggtggttgatctttctcattatgtttgcttctgtcatggctggccggaaccactgcttgttctttcggagaactttgaccgccactggggttcctgtgagctggtggtgggccaggaggaccttggcatggcttccttttccaatagtcttcagtactttatattgggaatgaaaggttccctcctgagagatactgGGATCGGGCCTAGGAGGGGCTAACTCCTTCTcaatctctgtaggcattttatcagtactaatgctacctaaaaataacaaaaaaaatggaatcaaataatgaaaaagatggagcaattcaggaactaaaattacacatgtggaacctaaaagaaacaaacaaaacaaaaagaaaaaaaataaaaataaagaaaagactagactagaaaaatagaataaaattatgaaaagggggaaaatatgaagaatcataagtaaaagccacccaaataaccaaccccaaaagagaaagccaagagcacacacatactaaatgcaatgatgaaaataaaaatcgtcatactacaataggattgggcagCCAAatcaatactgtgaatggatgtagtttgaagaaaaaggtcagatgaaagaaacgagaggagaaacaattagtataagacaaaacaaagaaatgtaaaaagccaCCACTTAAgggaaactccattgaatttcaggacctagtgatccacaaaaatccacaactctccagagcaaaatactgaaaattaaaattaaccaaccacaaggaataaggctgttaaatatcagtgaacagtaaaccttaaacaaaggccgaagagtcaaagtgtcacaaagggcaaatttgtataaagactaagccaatgattgcttgtactcaatagagaaacaggaataatgtaaaaggatgaaaccgcaggacattgaaaatggagatagagtgaatcatccGACTGCACAAATGTATATGATCAAAGcaataatatagcatgtgagaacataaaaaccaccaccaaaaaatgaaaccagcaatccataagaaagaaagaaagaaagaaagaaagaaagaaagaaagaaagaaagaaagatcaaaaccacaataaggaaatagccagtggtcttgagaatatatggcctaattctatctcttaaacacagaaaaaaaaaatcaaaccataaaTGAGCAGGCAGCCGTCTACGTAGGCCTTTAacctgatattatggggttggcatatcaaAATCCTGGGAGCCACTGGTCAGCCAAcacaggtacttgggcagctgcaggtcagtgagagatcctgtcttgaaaatgaggttgaTGACCTACCTTAGGAACAGGAGCCCgggctgacttctggcctctacactctcttgcactgaggtgaaggtaatatagatacaagaaggggcaaaaggggatgggaacatgtgtacacacacacacacacacacacacacacacacacacacacacataggcacacacagaagcacacacagaaatacacaaaagtgtacttatactcacacagacaaactcttacaaacacccagattcacacaaaacccAATCACATAtgaacaggtacacacatacttacacacaagcacaccaatAAAAacgcacatcacagacacacacaaacatacacacagggacacacacatgcacaagaaaacgtacacacatacaaacacatacacacaaacaaacctgtaaactcacacactcctacatatactgacaaacacgggcgaaagtgtacacacagtcacacacaagcaaatctgtcaacacacatcatcctacacacatagacacatacacatatacacagtacagtaaaatccgatacaaccacacacagctcactagatacaaccaagtcgcagagggctccactccacacctcctctcaaagcacccaaagaaatccaggcctggctacagcttaacatctgttggctggacctcctcacagtcgctcctcatgaggtcacaataggacctgtcatgacatggttgggaagcgcttcaaggctctggcttctgtgggctatggagagactttaggcttttagaaatcaaagcctgtaagatgtttacctctcctcagttctctgttttgaatatttgctgtgcctcctgctttaaagtcctcatgtctatGCTCGCtgtgtcactttttctttgaattctgaatgattagcctcaaactgatggtacagattttaaaaaatgaaaaagacaaagctgtgtttctaaactgacccatcaagatgacactgttctcataaatcctcagaaaggctctaggttatcatcagacacctgagacaaagctgcagggataggcagagcacttgcctcccaagggtgaggacttgagtttgaatccccaaaacccccatcaatgttggatgcatcagcaaagcccacaagctcagcatctgtggagtggggaggggttggggcttgaagacaggtggtctgacatgcaggcgtgaggacctgtcagaggatggcctctgacaggacatggggtagtggtatgcatggacacctaggcacataagggggtatgcatacacatgcagacacttcctctcacacagaggttggcatgatgtatagaaaaccaagtccatcctgagtgtagggctcactttaaatattaaggtccagtgatggaacaggcgtgtatgaggacaaggagctctgtgcaacttgggaccagaaggaacagagtggctgtgctgacacagttgaaataaattctcaatcacagtctgtgacagccaggccacaggacccaggcagctgtgttatttgtgagcagccagtgcagccagaagctaactattgagcactgactggcccaagcccagaaagggtctctgtttttcagagtgctgggggcagagcagtgtgtagcgctttccttctgaagactcttctggggttttgaatcccctggagaggaccctcatggctgcagacaacagcctgggaggaaagatcctcatctgtggAGTTCATTGAAagacctgagagc is part of the Rattus norvegicus strain BN/NHsdMcwi chromosome 1, GRCr8, whole genome shotgun sequence genome and harbors:
- the LOC134485082 gene encoding sperm motility kinase Y-like, which produces MPTEIEKELAPPRPDPSISQEGTFHSQYKVLKTIGKGSHAKVLLAHHQLTGTPVAVKVLRKNKQWFRPAMTEANIMRKINHPNIVSLLQVIENKTRIYLIMELVEGQQLHQYIRESGHIEEDEARQIFEQRLSAVSYCHGKGIVHRDLKVDNIMIDKNKKFKVIDFRLSTETQPGHMLNQHCGAYSFGSPELFLGLLYDGMKNDMWTIGVVLYYMVVGKLPFDSVIIQELQIQVVAGVYPAPCGVSEELKNLLSQLLTVNPMYRPTASQVMKHAWFKEHGKGFTGRCEELLPLRPDPEILGAMKCMGFKASVIKYSLIKRKYNEEMATYYFLQQQALPGYGCTAQAQQVRPIAAPFPSLNPAGAFRLQRKRSGSLPVLGTLQVSFSHGQVSQYGQKAHPKGGRRSTVPGPLRALPLSQMCHECPMHSNNKPLQ